GTATCGCGAGGACCCCGCCGTGTACTACAAGGACCAGAAGTTCAATCGCCCCCTATCACCGGCCAGTAAATTCAGTCTAAACGATTTTGGACGCGGCCAGCAGCAGGCGTACGCCCCGCCCCCTCGGCAACCCGCCCCCCAAGCGCCCTACTACAATCCCACACCCCAGTACTACAATCCCCCGGCTCCGCAGCCCCGCTACTACCAGCCCCCGGCACAGAACTACTATAAtccccagcagcaacagccatACAGAGGGTTGCCGGAGCAACATCATCCCTCTCTGCGAAACCTAAACCTCTACACCGGTTCCTATAGCATCGACTATACGGGCCGGAAGTAGGaagtaggaggaggagcttTGGATTGGGGGGATCACCTTTGAGTTGGGCCAGAGAGTCAGGGACTGAAGTGTCCGAGGACAATGTCAACTTGTTACTGCCAAATAAATCAGTCACTCCGCACACCCCACATATATCTATTACTGTAACTGTTTGTATATGTTCTTGAATGTGTGTAATAAATCGAGTTTCGAGACCTGAAGCGTTTACAGAGAAACAAAATTTGATTGGTAATTGCTGTAAAAATCAGAGGCATTATATagtgtttaattttataatgaGAATGCCATTAATTTACTGTACCTTTTTCGCTGTTATTTCCTGCTCCCTAATTGTTCTCAGTGCCGAGAAGAATTTGAAGTATCTGCTTCGGCATTCAATTTAGCCAACTACCAGGTTCCGCTTCAATTAAGCCGCCCCATGGCAGAAATCGTAGCAAAATTCAGCCGATTGAAATAAAGACAAAGAGCCCAGCAAGTGGCCAATAATCGTTAGGCCATTACGTCAACACAGAATGATCgagccaaaccaaaaacaaaaaaaaggcaagCATTGTGGCCAACTCGGATAGAAAACCAAAGTAGATTTGCTGTTGACTGGAATTTGGTGCACTTATGCAATGTGCTGGCCCCAAACCACTTTCAAATGCACTGCCACCAACGTTCGACCAGTTGGCCATAAGCTATTGGCCATAAGCATGGTCTATGGTCTATCGTCTATGGTCTATGGTCTATGTACTTTGTGCTGGGTGGTGGTACCACTGCCTTTGTCTTTTGGGTGTGTGGACTGCAGGTAGTGGAAGCCGTGCTTTAAGACTTGTTGGATAATTGGAAGTCACCCTCGGATCAATAGGCAAACAAAGAGCTTAAATCAGCGTGGTACTTATCTGTTCGTTAGCTTTAATGGGCTATTAATTAggtaatttaattgaatttgaattaaatgttTCGAAGGTTTctcattttattaaaactgaTGATTAACCATTTTCATATATGCTTACAGAAATACAGCAAAACTGTTAATAACTGATCTATTGAGCTGAACCTAAGAGCTATTCCCTGTTTACCCTTAAATCTACTACTTATAGTTATTCAAGTTATTCAATTTCCTTTCCACTGTGCCAGTTGGCCAAGTCAAAAATTCGAAGCGTTTTGCTGGCGGCACAAACGGAGAATCAAGTCCAGACTGCACCTCTTAAAAAGCAGTGCACAAACACACATTACGGGCTtggaattatttgtatattttcagcATTTATATAATTCCGCAGAGCAAAATAGCGAAACTGGTCTGCCGCTGCTGGGGCGTTGGCATGACTCAAGAATTTCCTGCAAAACTGTCTGCTTTGCTATGGGTGACTTGCGAACAGCTGCTGCACTTACACCACTTTTTGCATCAGTATTTTCTGAGGTGGCAAAAATCCGTAGGTATGGGATTGTTATGGTTCCCATTCAAAATTGCGTGGGCAAAGATGCTGGCAAGAGTCGAGTTCAGCATTAAGAATCTATTCCTTTTGCACTGCATTCAATTGTATTCAATAGCTCTCAATCAAGGGAAAATGTACATTTGTTAGATAAATATAACTAAAATGCATGAAATGCCAAGATTGCTTAAAGCATACTTAAAGAAGTATCTGAAGTTCCATTGCGAAACTATTtctaaaatgaaattatgttCCTTCAAAGTCCTAGCACCGATTCCCTAAAATATTACCCCAAGTTTGTGGTTATACTCCGATTTTTTTTAAGCGTACTCTTTCGACCTTGATCGTGCCAGTGCGTCTACGCATGTCCGCAAGTTCAGGTGCACGCCCATTTGCCCCCCAGACCGCTGCCCACAGACAAAAGCCGGACAGAAACTAGTCTTTAAAGTGATGTATtcagcgaaataaaaataagagaaaaaagGCGACTGACAAGCGAAATAACAATCGCACGCACATGAATACTGGAAATCGCCCTGCGTCATGGGCGGCACTTGAAGGAGATATCAGCATACAGAAGGGGAGCAACTGGGGGGCAGACAATCGTTGATGGTTTCCTGATCTGAGGCAATGTGGTGCAGTGGCCGACCAGTTTTTAGCTGAACTATCCGCCATTCCGCAGCGGGCTGCATTTCTGGTGCCTGGTCCATGTGGTTGGTTGTTCAGCAATAACGGAGTGCTGCTCGTGGTGTGTCATTAATTCCAACAGAATGACTCCCGCAAGGCCATTTCGAGTGGCTGCAGAAAAGTGCAGGCGAAGGAGTGGAGTGCAGCTAACACTCTTGAAAGTGACACGCTGCCTGGATCTGGTTGTGATTCCGACATGGTACAATATTCTTGACGTCaagcatacgcactgttgcaCCACAGAGAATAACATGGTAACAAATTCTTAAGATATTTCTTCGCTGACTGGTGTTCAAGCTTTGATGTACTAGAATATGTCTATCGAACTTGTTGTATGTTTAGTTATTAGGATTTTACGTATTCTAGTATGTAGAGTAGAGTATGTCATTTAGGACagtttaaacataattttatacaatttatagGCACACAAGTTTTAAAGCGCTCACGGCCTACCAACTTTGCTACATTTTTGTACAATTTACGGGCCTCACAGTTTTGATTAATTATCGTGGATGACCACATCTCAATGGAAGTAGTTGCCATGGCGCACAGAAGGTCGGAGTTAGAGCTAAGAGTGCCACCACCCCGATTTCGAAagcaatttgttaaatttattaaattgttttgtggAACTTAACGAATACAAGTGGGTGACCTAATTTGTTAAGTTGTGGGGTCAGCAAATATCTTGAAACTGGCAAAGCAAGTGAAATGGAATTTTGCTGAAGCCGTGGGGTGAAGTTTCCGCTTGATGTAAACTGAATAGAATTCCTTGGCATTTAAGCTTTTAATGAGAATTAAACTTGTATTGCATATGAAATTTAATATACCTTATATATCTGGTCATTCTTGGCCATTCCTGTGGTAATGGTGAGGAAAAGCTCTTCAAAGCACTGAGAGAACTCCCGCGAATTCGCTGTCTCAAGCTTCATCAAGCTCTGCAgcttctctttctctctgtaTATCTCCATATCTTTTTCTCCAGAGAAACATTTCCACCAGCGACCGCTCTCCGTCCTTTCGTTGGTGAAGTTTTGTGTTGCTGCGGCCGTTGGTGTGGTtcggtggtgcagtggtgctGCGGTGGTGCGGGATGTGGGGTCTGTTTGGTCCGTTATGGGAGAGGGAAAAAGGTTTTCCGCGATCGGTATATAAAGCGAAATACAACAACCTGGGCGGCTCAGTTGCCGTCGGTCACAAGTTAACACTCCACGCGATCTCCACCGAAGTCGGTCCGAAGAATTGGCCGATTTGCCCGAGATAGTCACCCGGTTCATTAGGGGatttggaattggaattgaaattgaaagtgCTTTGTTGTCTTCGCCGCTCGATATTCAGCTGGGTGTTGCCAGCGAAGGCCTTTTGCGATTGCATTCAGGGTTTAATCGATTCGAAATAGCTGGCCCCACAAAGCCAATCAGCGGCTACAATTCAACAGTTCAACATGAAAGTGGTATGTGAGTGGGCGGTTATATACTCGTAAATACGTATGTCGATGGGTGGTGGTAAATATCAAAGGTCGTTCGACAGAATCACTAGATGCGTGGCTGCCGAAAAGGAGGGTGTACATATATGAGTCTGGGACCCCCAGACATAAAAAAGGGGGGCGGTACTGATCTGTAAGCTTACGTCATCGCCATTGCGGCGACTGTTGTGCAAATATCGCATAATTTGCTATGCAAATCGAGCGAACCGTTAATttgctcccagctcccagccCCCAGCCCCCAGCCCCAATCGCAATTGTTCAGCTTGGCTACAAGCGACATTTTGCCAGGTCTTTGTGCCCGATATCCAGTCcaccaatccaatccaatccactTGGCACCCAATTTGGTAACTGGATTTTGACATAATTTATGAACGACGCAGCTTcttgagaaaaaaaaaagttgcaGGAACTTCAATCAGCACAAGTTGCACTAACAAGCTCACCGCTGCCACATAGTTTTCCCCCCTTTGGTCCAGCGTGAAAATATTAACTTTGGCTCAGTTCACACGCGGCAGTCAGCTTTTTGGTCAGTTTGTGTTCGGTTTTCGGCGCACTGGGTCCCCCGAGCATGTCGTGGCCTGGATGTATCTCTATCCGTAccagtatctgtatctgtatcgcTGCCTGTATCTAACTACCTGTCCGTCCACCTGTCCGTCCGCGCCAAGGCTGCGGCACATGGAGCCTAGCTAGTGAAAGGTTTTGGCATGCggaatggcaaacaaaaaccagagttcaaaatgccaaaaagagtaaaagccaaaaaacagGAGATAGATTCTGACTATCAAAGCTTGCTCGGCTGCATACTAACCCGTTAAACCATAAAACCTAGGACTAACATTTTCCGCATTTCAGGGATTTAAGAGCTAATCTTTTCTTAACAAGAAATATAAGTGTTTTGAAATGTGTTagatttaattgatttaaatatttgattgcGAATATTGTGATTTATGCAGAAAGCTCCCACGAATTGCATGCATACACGTACAAAACATGGACATGGGCTTGTCTTTCAGTTATTCAGTAATTTCGCGCAAATTTCTTTGGCATTTGCTTGCCGCAGTTGCACACTTGCAACACATTTCGGCAAGTGTGGGAACTTTTCCCAGTTTCCCATGCATAATTTGCGTGCCTGCCTCTTTCGGGTTTTCTTCTCCCTGAATTTGCTGCCGGATTACCCAATTGCAGCTGCGATATGTTCGCTGTGTGGGAGTCACATAGCTGGGCAACGATAATTGGCATTCCCCATGCTTCTTTGGCATCTTTCATCCCGGTAGCATTTCTCCACGCCACTGGTGGCCATTCAATTAATCCCATCCAGCTCATCCAGCTGAGCGGCCATATCGCGTGTCATTGGGATTGGGCTTTCAACTGGGCTCGGCCTTTATGCAACTACACTGCGGAAATGAAAGGATGGgttttcatacatttttttcttctttacaAAATACCATCAGTATTCAATTGGTTTAATTTCTTTAGCCTATCAACTAGAAGGTCATTCTTTAAGTAAAACCCGAAATGGTCATACGTGTTGATTTGGCTTAGCTTCTTTCTGACCGAAAAGTGAAGTTATTTCTTTGAGTGTTTGTAACCAAATCCGGGGTATTGGTTCCTGCTTGGCATTGAGGGTGTCATTGGCCGGCGGAAAAGTGAAAGGCAGTCTCAAGTCTGACTTAAGACTTTTGTAGACATCGTCGCCGTCTGGCATTCTGGGCAGCACTCAGACTCTGATGCACTGTCAAGGTGTTTCGATGGCCAGGGGCGAGGTGGAAACTCAACTCTTCTGGCAGACAGGGTGCAATTAACTAACCGGTTGTCATTTCACTAGACACCGACTTATGCCCATTTATATCCTATCACCAACGTTTTAATTGACTTTTCTTACAGATGCAACGCCTGCTCTTTGTCGGCTGCCTCATAGTAGGTGTGGGTATGGTGAGGTCACAGGACTACCAGGATTACCAGGAGAACACACCAAGGGCTGCTCCTATTCGGCTGAGGGCCAATGCCGCTCCTGCTCGAGCTGAAGCGCCACGGGCTGATCCAGTGGCAATCCTCAAGCAGATCAACAAGTAACGAGTAACACATTTTGATATcatatataatacatataatGTTACCCATCAGGCACAATGAAGATGGCTCCTACACCTATGGCTATGAGGGAGCCGATGGATCCTTCAAAATCGAGACCAAGTTGGCCACTGGCGAGGTGAAGGGCAAGTACGGATATGTGGACGAGACCGGAAAAGTGCGAGTAGTGGAGTACGGAGCCAACAAGTATGGCTTCCAGCCATCCGGAGAAGGCATTACAGTGGCACCACCCACACTGGTGGATGAAACTCTCAAGGAGGAACCAGACTACGCCGACGAGCCGGCACCACAGCGTCCCCAGAAACCCTATGTAAGTTGCAAGACACACTTAATCGAATAATTATTTTGGTAAAACTGATCATTTTTTAAGCGTGTTCAGCGtccccagccacgcccacaacccCGCCCACAGCCTCAGCCGCAGCCGCAGTATGTGCAAtacgaggaggaggaggagccacCACGTCGGGTCCAGTATGCCCCAGCTCCACAGCCACAGTCTCAACCGCTGCCGCAACCACAACATTTGCcacagcagcaccaccagcctTCGGTGGGTCCGGCACCGCCAAGACTCCAGGTGCCCGGCGCACAGCGCACCACCGATGTGCTCTACTCACCACTGCAGCGTCCTGCTCGCCCCGAACCGGATTACTCGCAAACGCAGAGCTTCGGCGAAGGACCCTCGAATGTGCGCATTTCCCGGCCCGTTTACGCCCTGCCCCCCGCCTCACCAGCTCCGAGCAGTGCCCGGGCTCAGGGATTCCTGGCTCCCGCCTCCGGGGGACGTCCGCTGCTGGAACCAGTGGGTTTCGGCCAATCCCAGGGACCCAGCGCTCGTCCTGTCCAACAGCAGCCGAGCTTCCAGCCCCAACCACAGCCGCGGCCACAGGCTCGTagtggtggaggaggtggcTCGGGATTGCTGGATCAGCTAGCCCGGGACTACGCCCTGCCCCAGGGAAACGCCCAGCCGCTGCACGACATCACCTTCGGCTACTACTGAGCTAGACTTTAGTAGTGGGCGACTGCAGTACCCATCTTCCTGAATAACCCAGAGATTCCTTGCTTCTAGGTCCTAATCGCACAGGTGTGCCCTGTCCTCAGATTTTCTAAGCGATAATAAAAATTCCCtgtaataaatttaaatgtgttCGAAGACATTTTACTGCGTTAATTgaataagtaaattatatagaTCAAAGCCTTCTTTTAGGCTTGGGGCAACACAAAATTTTTGCAGGAGGTAAAATTTAACGGTCAGATTCATGCATATGTACTATTTTTCCTATTCTGATTATGAATATCAGATAAATACATTCTGCAATATATTTCCATTACATGATACTcatgtaatatatttaatatactttacttgtaataataaataataaattaagttttaagtCTGTATAAAATTATCACGCTTTTACATCAACTTTACATGGCTTTTTACGGCTTTCAAAGCATACTTTTCGGCTTAAACTGAATTTCccaagcaaaaaataaaagacgCGCTGTTTAATCAacgatttatttaattaaatacttaaAGGTAAGATGGGGAAGTTCAATTAATGCCAACTGAAGTTGCTGAGAGGCCCCTAACGAGGTTCTTCGAATCGAAAATGTATATAGAATGGGGGGGAGAGTGACAGCAGATAGATTCGAAATAGACAGGAACGGCTTGACTAACTCTAGGATACGTGGAGATGGACGGTGCTGTTGGCGAACTGGGCGTGGTCCACAGCTTCCTCAGCGTCCTCTACTGCTGGTAGACTGCAAAGAGATCGGTGAGAGGTGAGAAAAAGGGTTCCCGATTCATTTGTGTGCGGTGGTGCAGCAGCGCAGGAAAGTGGGTGTGCGAGTAGAGGGAGTGGGTGGATTGGTGGTGCTGGGGATCTTGTGGGGCATGCTGTGCTTAGATGCTTTCGGATGCAATATCAATGGCGCGCTTTATTGCCAACCATCGCTGGGAAgctcaataaataattaattacgaTTGCGATAACGAGAACATAACATAAATAAGTTATAGGTAAATGCTGCACATGACTTAGAGGACTATAAGCTAAGAACTGCTGTCCATTCCATTAGACCTCCAGCAGGCGATTGAACATCAATGGATCCTGTATCTCGTAGTCCTGCGGCCGGAAGACGCGCTTCGTGTGCTTGCCGCCCGCCACGTGGCGGCGCACCTTGTAGCCACCGCTGTGTCCttggtggtgcggtggtgcaCTGTACACGTACTTGGACTTTTGCACCACTGGCGGCAGGTACTGGAAGTGGGGCGACTGCTTGTGCACCTGCTTCTCAATGGAGTAGACTGGCCCGCTTCCATGGCTGTTGCCCTTACGTTTGGCCACCTCCAAGGCGGCTATAATGGGCGTCAGATCCTTGAGCGCATTACTCTTGGTGGCGTGGTAGTTCTCCACCCGGTAATCCGAAGCAGCTTGCGGTGGCGGCGCTGCACCTGCGGGTGGTGTGTAATCGTAACCTTCGTTGGGATGCTTCTGAATGTAGAGTTCCTCGGCGGAGGGACGTTTGGCCATCTGGTGGTATACATCCGCCGGATTCTTGGAGGCGGGATTATAGGCAGCTGTAATGGATTCCGTGTGCGATAGAGACTCCAAGGTGCCCAGGTTACTGGGCAGTGGTATGCCATAGCTGTTATAGACCTCTGCCTGCTCCAAACCCGTACCCGTTGGCAAACTGGTATCCAAAGCCACTGTCTTGGAAGCGGTGTACTCGGTTTTCCCGTTGGGCAGCAAGCTGAGGATCTCCTGGAGCTGCGCAGCCGCCTTTCGGGCTTCCTCGTCCGACAGCTTGGAGTGGCGGCCATAGATGTTAAAGTCATTGCTATTTGCGCTGATCGCTGCCGTTTTGTGGTTGTCGTTTTGAGTGGCGTATGTGGTGGGTGTATGTGGTTGtttgttgtggtggtggtggtgttgtagttgttgttgttgttgtcgagGTGTGTATGCAATGAGATTTCATTAGATTgactaaattaaatatttgcgtTTTAATGTTTGGGTATTTACACTTCGCTTGGTCTGTTTATGTAAGAGTTGATGGGTGTATGacaaaaagtataaaaacttttcattatcttgctttttaaaatgaaaacaacaattttcttaataaacaaataagcaaattatATTCTGACTCGGAATTATAATTTAGCAAGAAGTGAAAAGGTTTCTTACTTTTCAcctattttttgttgtgttagATGAGTTTAgattttttatacaaaatgattGGTTTACTTTACACATTTTGTACATTTCTGGGCAGCTTCGAAATGCTTTGCATGATGATCGTAGATGAGTTCCGGTTTTAGTTTTGGTTAGCTGAATGAGAATAGTCGATAGCCGGCGTTTCATTGAAGGTTTCGCTAGACTCTTTAATGGGCCATTGGCTAAAAACGTATGCGCAACTTTATCAAGTATGCGACATGTGGCCACTGCAAATGGCACCATTAATATCTGTACAACTCGCTTAAGTACTATTGTTGGTTAACGCAGTAATGTAAGATATGATAAATTATTGAAACATGTTCACATGTCTCTATGTACAATGAATCGATTAATGTTCGCTTGCGCAATGTGttaaaaaatcgaataaaCTTAGCCTAGGAAATGTGTCATTGGAACAAGTTCCAGGTGCCTGACCATACATCATAGGCGCACAGGGAGAGATTTCGTCTGGCGGTGTTAATATTTACAGTATTTACAATGTATCTCGACTCTCCGCCTCGTCTTCACGAGCCATGAACA
This genomic stretch from Drosophila yakuba strain Tai18E2 chromosome 3R, Prin_Dyak_Tai18E2_2.1, whole genome shotgun sequence harbors:
- the LOC6538313 gene encoding tyrosine-protein phosphatase non-receptor type 23 isoform X1; protein product: MKVMQRLLFVGCLIVGVGMVRSQDYQDYQENTPRAAPIRLRANAAPARAEAPRADPVAILKQINKHNEDGSYTYGYEGADGSFKIETKLATGEVKGKYGYVDETGKVRVVEYGANKYGFQPSGEGITVAPPTLVDETLKEEPDYADEPAPQRPQKPYRVQRPQPRPQPRPQPQPQPQYVQYEEEEEPPRRVQYAPAPQPQSQPLPQPQHLPQQHHQPSVGPAPPRLQVPGAQRTTDVLYSPLQRPARPEPDYSQTQSFGEGPSNVRISRPVYALPPASPAPSSARAQGFLAPASGGRPLLEPVGFGQSQGPSARPVQQQPSFQPQPQPRPQARSGGGGGSGLLDQLARDYALPQGNAQPLHDITFGYY
- the LOC6538313 gene encoding proline-rich protein HaeIII subfamily 1 isoform X2 translates to MKVMQRLLFVGCLIVGVGMVRSQDYQDYQENTPRAAPIRLRANAAPARAEAPRADPVAILKQINKHNEDGSYTYGYEGADGSFKIETKLATGEVKGKYGYVDETGKVRVVEYGANKYGFQPSGEGITVAPPTLVDETLKEEPDYADEPAPQRPQKPYRPQPRPQPRPQPQPQPQYVQYEEEEEPPRRVQYAPAPQPQSQPLPQPQHLPQQHHQPSVGPAPPRLQVPGAQRTTDVLYSPLQRPARPEPDYSQTQSFGEGPSNVRISRPVYALPPASPAPSSARAQGFLAPASGGRPLLEPVGFGQSQGPSARPVQQQPSFQPQPQPRPQARSGGGGGSGLLDQLARDYALPQGNAQPLHDITFGYY